The following are encoded together in the Bacillus sp. NP157 genome:
- a CDS encoding YggT family protein: MNYLTNAGGLLLNVIFGALVALFVLRLLAEANRADFNNPICQFLYRFTNPVLRPLRKALPSVRRINTGAVLVALVIEWVKVVLVVLLAGLPLSPLGILVLGIAELLDFLLLTWIVVVFAWSLMSMLSTDRYHPVARFVTALAEPLVRPLRGRVTLGGLDFSPTVVLLGLFLARILIAQPLQDLGGRLLMGL, encoded by the coding sequence GTGAATTACCTGACCAACGCGGGCGGCCTGCTGCTCAACGTGATCTTCGGCGCCCTGGTGGCCCTGTTCGTCCTGCGCCTGCTGGCCGAGGCGAACCGCGCGGATTTCAACAACCCGATCTGCCAGTTCCTCTACCGCTTCACCAACCCGGTGCTGCGCCCGCTGCGCAAGGCACTGCCCAGCGTTCGCCGGATCAATACGGGCGCCGTGCTGGTCGCCCTGGTGATCGAGTGGGTGAAGGTGGTCCTGGTGGTGCTGTTGGCGGGTTTGCCGCTGTCGCCGCTGGGCATCCTTGTGCTGGGCATCGCCGAGCTGCTGGATTTCCTGCTGCTGACCTGGATCGTCGTGGTGTTCGCGTGGTCGCTGATGAGCATGTTGTCGACGGACCGCTACCATCCGGTGGCGCGTTTCGTGACGGCGCTGGCCGAGCCGCTCGTCCGTCCGCTGCGCGGCCGGGTGACCCTGGGCGGCCTGGATTTCTCGCCGACCGTCGTCCTGCTCGGCCTGTTCCTGGCCCGTATCCTCATCGCCCAGCCCCTCCAGGACCTCGGCGGCCGCCTCCTCATGGGCCTGTAG
- a CDS encoding pyrroline-5-carboxylate reductase encodes MNRIAFIGGGNMATALIAGLVRHGAQPGGIAVAEPRAEPLQELSRQYGVATYTDNATAAEGASILVLAVKPQMMAEVCRGLRSVVQQYRPMVVSIAAGIRIAQLERWLDAALPIVRCMPNTPAMFGAGATGLYANGRVSAPQRAEAQHVLDAAGLTVWVPDEDQLDIVTALSGSGPAYFFLLVEALENAAFAQGMSRETARALAAQTALGAGRMLIESGESAASLRQKVTSPNGTTQAALESFRDDHFPAIVARAVDAARRRGVELSEQMEQNS; translated from the coding sequence ATGAATCGGATCGCCTTCATCGGCGGCGGCAACATGGCCACGGCCCTGATCGCGGGCCTTGTCCGCCATGGCGCCCAGCCCGGCGGCATCGCCGTGGCCGAGCCACGCGCCGAGCCCCTGCAGGAGCTCTCCCGCCAGTATGGCGTGGCGACCTACACCGACAACGCCACGGCTGCCGAAGGCGCTTCGATCCTGGTCCTTGCCGTGAAGCCGCAGATGATGGCCGAGGTCTGCCGCGGCCTGCGCAGCGTGGTCCAGCAATACCGGCCCATGGTGGTCTCCATCGCCGCGGGCATCCGCATCGCCCAGCTGGAGCGCTGGCTGGACGCCGCCCTGCCCATCGTTCGCTGCATGCCCAACACCCCGGCCATGTTCGGCGCCGGTGCCACCGGCCTGTACGCCAACGGCCGGGTCAGCGCGCCGCAACGCGCCGAGGCCCAGCACGTGCTGGATGCCGCCGGGCTCACCGTGTGGGTGCCTGACGAGGACCAGCTGGACATCGTCACCGCCCTCTCCGGATCCGGTCCGGCCTACTTCTTCCTATTGGTCGAGGCGCTGGAGAATGCCGCCTTCGCCCAGGGCATGTCGCGCGAGACCGCCCGGGCGCTGGCCGCGCAGACCGCGCTCGGCGCGGGCCGCATGCTGATCGAAAGCGGCGAAAGCGCCGCCAGCCTGCGGCAAAAAGTGACCTCGCCCAACGGCACCACCCAGGCCGCGCTGGAAAGCTTCCGCGACGACCATTTCCCCGCCATCGTGGCACGCGCCGTCGACGCGGCACGCCGCCGCGGTGTTGAACTCTCCGAACAGATGGAACAGAACTCGTGA
- a CDS encoding type IV pilus twitching motility protein PilT has protein sequence MDIAELLAFSVKNKASDLHLSAGLPPMIRVDGDVRRINIPPLEHKQVHSLIYDIMSDKQRRDYEEFLEVDFSFEIPGLARFRVNAFNHNRGAGGVFRTIPSEVLTLEDLGAPKIFRELIEQPQGLILVTGPTGSGKSTTLAAMVDHINKNEYGHILTVEDPIEFVHTSQKCLVNQREVHRDTHGFNEALRSALREDPDYVLVGELRDLETIRLALTAAETGHLVFGTLHTSSAAKTIDRIIDVFPAGEKPMVRSMLSESLRAVISQSLLKKVGGGRTAAHEIMVGIPAIRNLIREDKVAQMYSAIQTGQQYGMQTLDQNLTDLVKRGLITRQEAMMYAKNKEGFR, from the coding sequence ATGGATATCGCCGAACTCCTTGCCTTCTCAGTGAAGAACAAGGCCTCCGACCTGCACCTTTCCGCAGGCCTCCCGCCCATGATCCGCGTGGACGGTGACGTTCGACGCATCAATATCCCGCCCCTGGAGCACAAACAGGTCCATTCGCTGATCTACGACATCATGTCGGACAAGCAGCGCCGCGACTATGAGGAATTCCTTGAAGTCGACTTCTCGTTCGAGATTCCCGGCCTGGCCCGCTTCCGCGTCAACGCCTTCAACCACAACCGTGGCGCGGGCGGCGTGTTTCGTACCATTCCGTCCGAAGTGCTCACCCTGGAAGACTTGGGTGCGCCGAAGATCTTCCGTGAGCTGATCGAACAGCCGCAGGGCCTGATCCTGGTGACCGGTCCGACCGGCTCGGGCAAGTCGACGACCCTGGCGGCCATGGTCGACCACATCAACAAGAACGAATACGGCCACATCCTCACCGTCGAGGATCCGATCGAATTCGTGCATACCTCGCAGAAGTGCCTGGTCAACCAGCGTGAAGTCCATCGCGATACCCACGGCTTCAACGAGGCCCTGCGTTCCGCGTTGCGCGAAGATCCCGACTACGTGCTGGTCGGCGAGCTCCGCGACCTGGAAACCATCCGCCTGGCGCTGACCGCCGCGGAAACCGGCCACCTGGTGTTCGGCACCCTGCATACCTCCTCGGCCGCCAAGACCATCGACCGCATCATCGACGTGTTCCCCGCCGGTGAAAAGCCGATGGTCCGCTCGATGCTCTCCGAGTCCCTGCGCGCGGTGATTTCGCAGTCCCTGCTGAAGAAGGTCGGTGGCGGCCGTACGGCAGCCCACGAAATCATGGTCGGCATCCCGGCGATCCGTAACCTGATCCGCGAAGACAAGGTCGCCCAGATGTACTCGGCCATCCAGACCGGCCAGCAGTACGGCATGCAGACCCTGGACCAGAACCTCACTGACCTGGTCAAGCGCGGCCTGATCACCCGTCAGGAAGCG